From a single Flavobacteriales bacterium genomic region:
- a CDS encoding PKD domain-containing protein: protein MKKFYRRVCMTGLLVGACTVMPVMAQNAAPFKVGNFEQWKEQSMVAGKTAPVTSLQVSQDMEFHIQMNVHRQSDNGDFALIGKPLELNRADFYIDQVNGDFQGALINYDNKTAWRFTLDANGNLISTPENINKLVCVDYDRVEAAPGKAENPDDVATVESSIPQLESLPGAKAVLYLDFDGETVSGSRWNNGNTIYATARNYSDSKIQTIFDVVSDDYAPWTINVTTIRSKYDNASTNSRMMAIFTATDDAASGAGGVAYLGSFDDGRNDPCWVYNDPTQACATTAAHEPGHTFGLNHDGTTTGDSYYMGNDLWGPIMGAPFNEKVMHWSKGSYPNANNSENDYTIIDGNTNVDYKTDDYGNTTAAASDLVHTNGTVNVDDDKGLIEKQTDKDVFKFETEGGNASFTVMPENKNWPNLNVQARILDSNGNEVAKNSSTEDAHTVNNIVSSNLAKGIYYLEIDGVGLARGWTGSPHGYDDYCSTGYYTISGSFVPKSQNVPPTVDFVASETAGCGSLTVQFTDKSTNSPTSWLWNFGDGGTSSQQNPSHTYSTAGTFNVSLKATNGFGSNTQNQNGLITVGAGTTYSSATGGPADDSFGTGGLFTSNDIRGLFFDAQTDIILESFKFNSGEAGDRQIDIISGGTMNTTDGGVDGGTVVATTTVNIPNGTSEVPVNIELPQGNDYFIKITGSVVDLYRNDASASYPYQITDAQSNQLVSIKKANVLNGGDATYYYYFYNWKVRKQGCFNNTGLDNQQAELLQVFPNPANNTIHVQFAGNRSGNARVEMINALGAVVMQTQVGMSQNTLDIPSSTLPGGIYLVRVVQGDQLSQQRVVIAH, encoded by the coding sequence TGGAAAGAGCAGTCCATGGTGGCGGGAAAAACCGCACCGGTAACCTCCCTGCAAGTTTCACAGGATATGGAGTTCCATATCCAGATGAATGTTCACCGTCAATCCGATAACGGTGATTTCGCCCTGATCGGAAAACCACTGGAACTCAACCGTGCCGACTTCTACATCGACCAGGTGAATGGAGATTTCCAGGGGGCCCTGATCAACTACGACAACAAAACCGCCTGGCGGTTTACACTGGACGCAAACGGAAACCTGATCTCCACCCCCGAAAATATTAATAAATTGGTGTGTGTGGACTATGACAGGGTTGAAGCAGCCCCTGGCAAGGCAGAAAATCCGGATGATGTTGCCACTGTCGAGAGTTCAATTCCACAATTGGAAAGTTTGCCTGGAGCCAAAGCGGTTCTTTACCTGGACTTCGACGGTGAGACCGTTAGTGGCTCTCGCTGGAACAACGGTAATACCATTTACGCCACAGCCAGGAATTATTCCGATTCCAAAATCCAAACCATTTTTGATGTGGTGTCGGATGACTATGCACCCTGGACCATTAACGTAACAACCATCCGCTCCAAGTACGACAATGCATCGACCAACAGCCGCATGATGGCTATCTTCACGGCAACAGACGATGCCGCTTCCGGTGCAGGTGGTGTGGCATACCTCGGTTCATTTGATGACGGACGCAACGATCCGTGTTGGGTATACAACGATCCGACCCAGGCTTGCGCCACTACCGCAGCTCACGAACCCGGACATACCTTCGGTTTGAACCATGACGGTACCACCACCGGTGATTCGTACTACATGGGAAATGACCTGTGGGGCCCGATCATGGGTGCGCCATTTAATGAAAAGGTGATGCATTGGAGCAAAGGCAGTTATCCCAATGCCAACAACTCAGAAAATGACTACACCATTATTGATGGTAACACCAATGTGGATTACAAAACGGATGATTACGGAAATACCACAGCCGCTGCATCCGACCTGGTACATACCAACGGCACGGTGAATGTGGACGATGACAAAGGGTTGATTGAAAAGCAAACAGATAAGGACGTTTTCAAATTCGAAACCGAAGGTGGAAATGCATCCTTCACTGTTATGCCGGAAAATAAGAATTGGCCCAACCTGAATGTTCAGGCCAGAATCCTGGATTCAAACGGAAATGAAGTGGCCAAGAACAGCAGTACGGAAGATGCCCATACCGTGAACAACATCGTAAGTTCCAACCTGGCGAAAGGAATCTATTACCTGGAGATAGACGGAGTAGGTCTGGCCAGGGGATGGACGGGTAGCCCTCATGGATATGATGATTACTGCTCAACAGGTTACTACACGATCTCCGGATCCTTCGTGCCCAAGAGCCAGAATGTTCCCCCAACGGTCGATTTCGTTGCCAGCGAAACAGCAGGTTGCGGATCACTGACCGTTCAGTTCACTGATAAGAGCACCAATTCACCCACTTCATGGTTGTGGAATTTCGGTGACGGAGGAACATCTTCTCAACAGAATCCTTCGCATACCTACAGCACCGCGGGTACATTCAATGTATCGCTGAAGGCTACGAATGGTTTCGGTAGCAATACCCAGAACCAGAATGGTCTGATCACCGTGGGCGCAGGTACCACCTATTCGTCTGCAACAGGCGGCCCAGCGGATGACAGCTTCGGAACCGGCGGTTTGTTCACTTCGAATGACATCCGCGGACTCTTCTTCGATGCACAAACCGACATCATCCTTGAGTCATTCAAATTCAACTCTGGTGAGGCAGGCGACCGCCAGATCGATATCATCAGCGGAGGAACCATGAACACCACCGATGGCGGTGTAGATGGCGGCACGGTGGTGGCTACCACAACCGTAAACATTCCGAATGGTACAAGTGAAGTGCCGGTGAACATCGAACTGCCGCAGGGCAACGATTACTTCATCAAGATCACAGGTTCCGTGGTAGATTTGTACCGCAACGATGCCAGCGCATCCTACCCGTACCAGATCACCGACGCACAATCCAACCAACTTGTGTCCATCAAGAAGGCCAACGTGCTGAATGGCGGTGATGCAACCTATTACTACTATTTCTACAACTGGAAAGTGCGCAAGCAAGGATGCTTCAACAACACAGGCCTGGACAACCAGCAAGCCGAGTTGTTGCAGGTGTTCCCGAACCCCGCCAACAACACCATACACGTACAATTTGCAGGCAATCGCAGTGGCAATGCACGTGTGGAAATGATCAATGCGCTGGGTGCCGTTGTGATGCAAACCCAGGTGGGTATGTCTCAGAATACACTGGATATTCCTTCCTCGACACTTCCGGGCGGTATTTACCTGGTGCGTGTGGTGCAGGGAGATCAGCTGTCTCAACAACGTGTTGTGATTGCGCACTGA
- a CDS encoding PKD domain-containing protein gives MSFERAAGDCDGEKTQPCLPDNFDGSWVTCNYPGGGPATSDIQPGQYGFVEPPTDGNTYMSFWASGSSGTGESNGERTSLQLCNPLQAGTQYCFTLDYVRPAGGFNAPTVLLIEGGMSACSSDEILFQSAEITSPAPGTWGTWSFCFTPGANYTYLRFRAVDGPSGGFGGYLGIDNWVSTDGKFPPTVGGGGLTVIATPDTSICLGESVTLQVTPGGGITPYSFAWTPATDLSDPNIANPVATPGTTTTYVVMVTDSAGCTGTDSITVTVDPIPVVLVAPDSTCAGSCVTLSASGADSYTWVPATGLNNPNSATPQACPTSTTTYTVTGTTTGGCEHDTTVTVTIFQPPVADAGPDLSYCQGDSAQLNGSVSGGQPSYTYFWSPSTGLSNPQIANPVTATTTTTTYYLTVTDARGCTGLDSVIVTVQPGPCHISALLQANPSEICEGSCTDLTATPSGGTAPFSYTWDQGITGNEGPHQVCPTTTTSYSVTITDDNGDSAFASVTVTVNPPPTTTTNSTDANCGSADGTTTVTAGGTGPYTYLWSPGGYTSSGVTGVTAGSYHVTVTDANGCVSEDSVNILNIGGPTACFMADTLSGCAPLDVLFSSCSTNEVSYLWNFGDMGPTDTSANPTHPFNSPGCYDITLVVTSANGCEDTLKKDCYIEVYDNPNANFTASSNDVDDFNPVINFTDLSTDAFVWIWNFGDNGTSDFQNPTHIYTDTGTYVVSLAVENGYGCKDTVSTTVRVHEDPTFYVPDAFTPNNDGMNDYFQPYGEMMDFTRLEMYIFDRWGNLIYTGTNWQGWDGCANEGTDISQEDVYVWKIRAWTYNGEEINRIGRVTLIK, from the coding sequence ATGTCTTTTGAAAGAGCTGCCGGCGATTGCGACGGGGAAAAGACGCAACCCTGCCTGCCCGACAATTTCGATGGCAGCTGGGTTACCTGCAACTATCCGGGCGGCGGTCCCGCTACTTCCGATATCCAACCCGGTCAGTACGGATTCGTCGAGCCCCCGACCGACGGGAACACCTACATGTCTTTCTGGGCCAGCGGGAGCAGCGGAACCGGTGAATCCAACGGTGAACGCACCAGCCTCCAGCTCTGCAATCCACTGCAAGCCGGCACCCAATATTGTTTCACGCTAGACTATGTACGCCCTGCAGGTGGTTTCAACGCACCCACTGTTTTGCTTATTGAGGGCGGTATGTCGGCATGCAGTTCCGATGAAATTCTTTTCCAAAGTGCCGAGATTACGAGCCCTGCACCAGGAACCTGGGGAACCTGGAGCTTCTGTTTCACACCGGGCGCCAACTACACATATCTCCGGTTTCGTGCCGTTGATGGCCCATCCGGTGGTTTCGGAGGTTACCTGGGTATCGACAACTGGGTTTCCACCGACGGAAAGTTCCCACCAACCGTCGGCGGTGGCGGCCTTACGGTGATTGCCACACCCGACACCAGCATCTGCCTGGGGGAATCCGTTACACTTCAGGTTACGCCTGGCGGTGGCATCACACCCTACTCATTTGCATGGACACCTGCCACCGACCTGTCTGACCCCAACATTGCGAACCCGGTTGCCACACCCGGCACCACCACCACCTATGTGGTGATGGTGACCGACAGCGCAGGATGCACGGGAACAGACAGCATCACCGTCACCGTAGATCCCATTCCGGTGGTGCTCGTTGCACCCGATTCTACTTGTGCCGGAAGCTGTGTTACGCTGAGTGCTAGCGGTGCCGACTCATACACATGGGTGCCGGCTACCGGGTTGAACAACCCCAACTCAGCCACCCCGCAGGCGTGTCCGACATCCACCACTACCTATACCGTAACGGGCACCACCACCGGTGGCTGTGAACATGACACCACGGTAACCGTTACCATTTTCCAACCACCCGTTGCTGACGCCGGCCCCGACCTCTCCTATTGCCAGGGCGACAGCGCACAATTGAACGGCAGCGTCAGCGGAGGGCAACCATCATATACCTATTTCTGGTCACCGTCAACCGGTCTGAGCAACCCCCAAATTGCGAATCCGGTAACTGCAACCACTACCACCACCACTTACTACTTGACGGTGACAGATGCCCGGGGGTGTACGGGTTTGGACAGTGTAATTGTCACTGTCCAGCCCGGCCCCTGCCATATTTCGGCTTTGCTACAGGCAAATCCATCCGAGATTTGTGAAGGAAGTTGCACTGACTTAACCGCAACTCCATCCGGAGGAACAGCTCCCTTCAGCTATACCTGGGATCAGGGAATCACCGGAAATGAAGGCCCACACCAGGTATGTCCGACCACCACCACATCCTATTCCGTAACCATTACCGACGACAATGGAGACAGTGCCTTCGCGTCCGTTACCGTTACCGTGAATCCTCCACCTACAACAACCACCAACAGCACCGATGCCAACTGCGGATCGGCTGACGGAACCACAACTGTGACCGCCGGAGGAACAGGTCCGTATACCTACCTCTGGTCACCCGGAGGGTATACTTCATCTGGTGTAACCGGCGTGACCGCAGGCTCCTATCATGTGACGGTAACCGATGCCAACGGTTGTGTATCTGAAGACAGTGTGAACATTCTGAACATCGGCGGGCCCACCGCATGTTTCATGGCCGATACACTTTCGGGTTGTGCGCCGCTGGATGTGCTATTCAGCAGTTGCAGCACCAATGAGGTGAGCTACTTGTGGAACTTCGGTGACATGGGCCCCACCGATACCTCCGCAAACCCTACCCATCCATTCAATTCGCCGGGATGCTATGACATCACACTGGTGGTAACCTCAGCCAATGGTTGTGAAGACACCTTAAAGAAGGATTGCTATATAGAGGTATATGATAATCCCAATGCCAACTTTACCGCATCCTCCAATGATGTGGACGATTTCAATCCGGTTATCAACTTCACCGATCTTTCCACCGACGCCTTTGTATGGATATGGAACTTTGGCGACAACGGCACGTCCGACTTTCAGAATCCCACCCACATATACACCGATACGGGTACGTATGTGGTTTCGCTGGCGGTGGAAAACGGTTATGGATGCAAGGATACGGTATCAACGACTGTGCGCGTACACGAGGACCCCACCTTTTATGTGCCCGATGCCTTTACGCCGAACAACGATGGCATGAATGATTATTTCCAACCGTACGGAGAAATGATGGACTTCACCAGGCTGGAAATGTACATCTTCGACCGCTGGGGCAACCTGATTTACACGGGTACCAACTGGCAGGGATGGGACGGATGTGCGAATGAGGGAACAGACATCTCTCAGGAAGATGTGTATGTGTGGAAAATCCGCGCATGGACGTACAACGGCGAAGAAATCAACCGCATCGGAAGAGTGACCCTGATCAAGTAA
- a CDS encoding glutaminase, with the protein MLYQDLMEKIRKEVKPLLNKGRVANYIPPLGGVSPDKFGMAICTVNGETFTCGDAEEPFSIQSISKVITLTMALNKLGADIWERTGREPSGNPFNSLIQLEYEKGKPRNPFINAGAIVVADMILDEFPEPQQSLLEFTRKISGNTHISFDDVVAVAEKRFGHTNRALANFIKSFGNLNNEVEEVLDFYFHQCSITMTCADLAQAFTFLANGGKSALDGSEIVGASTAKRINAILLTCGLYDDVGDFAYRVGLPGKSGVGGGIVAVVPGELAVAVWSPGLNEHGNSLAGVKALELFTTYAGNSIF; encoded by the coding sequence ATGTTGTATCAGGACCTGATGGAAAAGATCCGCAAGGAGGTAAAACCCTTGCTGAACAAGGGCCGGGTGGCCAACTACATTCCGCCTTTGGGTGGTGTGTCGCCCGACAAATTCGGAATGGCCATTTGCACGGTGAATGGCGAAACGTTCACGTGCGGTGATGCGGAAGAACCCTTCTCCATTCAAAGCATATCCAAGGTGATTACGCTGACCATGGCACTCAACAAACTGGGTGCCGATATATGGGAACGCACCGGAAGAGAACCATCGGGAAACCCTTTCAATTCACTGATCCAATTGGAATATGAAAAGGGCAAACCCAGAAACCCTTTCATCAATGCGGGCGCTATTGTGGTGGCAGATATGATCCTGGACGAATTTCCGGAACCTCAACAATCTCTGCTTGAGTTCACCCGGAAAATCTCCGGAAACACCCACATCAGTTTTGATGATGTGGTTGCCGTGGCTGAAAAGCGTTTTGGGCATACCAACCGGGCGTTGGCCAATTTCATCAAGTCGTTCGGCAACCTCAACAACGAGGTGGAAGAAGTGCTGGATTTTTACTTTCACCAATGCTCCATAACCATGACATGCGCCGATCTTGCGCAGGCGTTCACTTTTCTCGCGAACGGCGGAAAGTCTGCGTTGGATGGAAGTGAGATCGTGGGAGCTTCCACCGCCAAACGCATCAATGCCATTCTGTTGACATGTGGTTTGTATGATGACGTGGGCGACTTTGCCTACCGCGTAGGTCTGCCCGGCAAAAGTGGTGTTGGCGGGGGTATTGTTGCCGTAGTACCCGGAGAACTTGCCGTTGCGGTTTGGTCTCCCGGCCTCAACGAACACGGCAACTCCCTGGCAGGTGTAAAAGCCCTGGAGCTTTTTACCACGTACGCCGGAAATTCCATCTTCTGA
- a CDS encoding MerR family transcriptional regulator yields MITLSHGINDEATLSRYVIKDLERLSGIKAHTIRIWEQRYGILKPARTDTNIRYYDNQDLKKLLNVVMLLKNGLRISQVGKLGDEGVRNEVRKLLDGDPGWAANSDLLVHSLVVAMIELDEERFDKAFSNAVLRFGFMDAILNVIYPFLEHVGLMWGVDDANPAQEHFVSNLVRQKMIVAIDGQMPPPEKSQSFVLFLPEGELHEIGLLLAYYVLKVHKRKVYYLGQNVPLEDVASIGELTNAGHFLTFFISTRPVEEIEEILRQLNKRFPKSKLLLAGHVASMSDASLPKSTVYLHSVQDLIRFLG; encoded by the coding sequence ATGATTACTTTGAGCCATGGAATCAATGATGAAGCGACGTTGAGCCGATATGTGATAAAGGACCTAGAGCGTTTGTCGGGTATCAAGGCGCATACCATCCGGATATGGGAACAACGGTATGGCATCTTGAAACCGGCCCGAACAGATACCAACATAAGGTACTACGACAATCAGGATCTGAAGAAGTTGCTGAATGTCGTGATGTTGCTCAAGAACGGCCTGCGGATCTCGCAGGTGGGTAAACTGGGTGATGAAGGTGTACGCAATGAGGTACGTAAACTACTGGATGGAGACCCGGGGTGGGCTGCCAATTCAGACCTTTTGGTGCATAGCCTGGTGGTGGCCATGATTGAACTGGATGAGGAACGTTTCGATAAAGCGTTTTCAAATGCCGTATTAAGATTCGGTTTCATGGATGCCATCCTGAATGTTATCTACCCTTTTCTTGAGCATGTCGGGCTGATGTGGGGAGTGGACGATGCCAATCCCGCGCAGGAACATTTTGTCTCCAACCTGGTTCGTCAGAAGATGATCGTTGCCATCGACGGCCAGATGCCACCACCGGAGAAAAGCCAATCGTTTGTTTTGTTCCTTCCTGAAGGAGAACTCCATGAGATCGGCTTGCTGCTTGCTTACTACGTATTAAAAGTGCACAAGCGAAAGGTATACTACCTCGGACAAAATGTTCCGCTGGAGGATGTGGCCTCCATCGGGGAGCTAACAAACGCTGGCCACTTCCTGACCTTCTTCATTTCCACTCGTCCGGTTGAGGAAATCGAAGAGATCCTCCGCCAACTCAACAAGCGTTTCCCCAAATCAAAGCTTCTCCTGGCAGGACATGTGGCATCAATGTCCGATGCTTCTCTGCCCAAATCAACCGTGTATTTGCATTCCGTTCAGGACCTGATCCGGTTTCTGGGCTAA
- a CDS encoding RNA polymerase sigma factor has translation MSTLEFQDQLSKMRVSLHRFALSLTADRDDADDLLQDTCLKALSSREKFRENISFKSWLFTIMKNTFINRYRRQGVRHAVMGGMAYTAGTPSPGVGHESPERGLLSDEISKALASVPEAWRQPFLMHHHGYRYHEIAEHLRIPIGTVKSKIHFARKALQHQLSELRYA, from the coding sequence ATGTCTACTTTGGAGTTCCAGGATCAGTTGTCGAAGATGCGGGTCAGCCTTCACCGGTTTGCGCTGTCTCTCACAGCAGACAGGGATGATGCGGATGACCTGCTGCAGGATACCTGCCTGAAAGCACTTTCATCCCGGGAGAAATTCAGGGAGAACATCAGTTTCAAATCCTGGCTGTTCACCATCATGAAGAATACCTTCATCAATCGCTATCGCAGGCAAGGCGTGCGGCATGCTGTGATGGGTGGGATGGCCTACACGGCGGGAACCCCATCCCCGGGTGTGGGTCATGAAAGTCCCGAGCGCGGACTGCTCAGCGATGAGATCAGCAAAGCCCTCGCATCTGTGCCCGAAGCATGGAGACAACCCTTCCTGATGCATCACCACGGGTACCGTTACCATGAAATAGCCGAGCACCTCCGCATTCCGATCGGAACGGTGAAGAGCAAGATACACTTCGCCAGGAAGGCCCTGCAACACCAATTGTCTGAACTTAGGTACGCATGA
- the crtI gene encoding phytoene desaturase: MKNTVVIGSGLAGLSSAAYLAKGGQHVTVLEKNDQPGGRVRQFREAGFTFDMGPSWYWMPDVFERFFAAFGKQPSDYYNLVRLDPSYRVFFGDDHVVDVPAGEEAVASLFESMEPGSADQLREFLAEAKQKYELSLNSLIYQPGLSFREYLTPEVIRSIMTLGLFRNISGAIGRRFSNDHIRRILEFPVLFLGAKPASTPSLYSLMNFADIVLGTWYPMGGISRIVDGMADVAREQGVEFRFGEPVKNMTRVNDRIRVESSAGTYMADSVVAAADYHHIEQQVLTLKDRHYAEKYWNRRVLAPSALLFYLGVDRKLPGLQHHNLFFDRDFAQHARQIYDQPQWPDDPLFYVCCPSKTDPSVAPEGKENLFVLIPVAPGLADTEEVRERLFHLVMDRFEQLLGTPVRPDIILKKSYAHRNFAEDYNALKGNAYGLANTLSQTAFLKPTMSSSKMPNLYFAGQLTVPGPGMPPALISGEIAARQILKTLHPSP, encoded by the coding sequence ATGAAGAACACGGTAGTCATAGGTTCCGGGCTCGCCGGTTTGTCATCCGCCGCTTACCTGGCCAAGGGAGGCCAGCATGTAACGGTATTGGAAAAGAACGATCAGCCGGGTGGCCGCGTGCGCCAATTCAGGGAAGCAGGCTTTACTTTTGATATGGGCCCGAGCTGGTACTGGATGCCCGATGTATTCGAACGTTTTTTTGCCGCCTTTGGCAAACAACCGTCCGACTACTACAACCTGGTACGCCTTGATCCTTCCTATCGCGTGTTCTTCGGAGATGATCATGTAGTGGACGTGCCCGCCGGCGAAGAAGCGGTAGCCAGCCTGTTTGAATCCATGGAACCCGGCAGCGCAGACCAGTTGCGCGAATTTCTCGCGGAAGCCAAGCAGAAATATGAACTGAGCCTGAACAGCCTGATTTATCAGCCCGGGCTTTCATTCAGGGAGTACCTCACCCCGGAAGTGATCCGTTCCATCATGACCCTCGGACTGTTCAGGAACATCAGCGGCGCAATAGGAAGGCGTTTCAGCAATGATCATATCCGTCGCATCCTCGAGTTTCCCGTTCTCTTCCTGGGAGCCAAACCGGCCAGCACACCCTCCCTGTATAGCCTGATGAACTTTGCCGATATCGTACTGGGCACCTGGTACCCGATGGGTGGCATCTCACGCATTGTGGATGGAATGGCGGATGTGGCACGGGAACAAGGCGTGGAGTTTAGGTTCGGCGAGCCTGTGAAAAACATGACGCGCGTGAACGACCGCATCCGGGTGGAATCCTCCGCCGGAACATACATGGCCGATTCGGTGGTTGCAGCGGCCGACTATCATCATATCGAACAACAGGTGCTTACCCTGAAGGATCGCCACTATGCCGAGAAGTATTGGAACCGGCGTGTACTAGCCCCTTCCGCGCTTTTGTTTTACCTGGGTGTGGATCGCAAGCTGCCCGGTTTACAACACCACAACCTTTTTTTCGATCGGGATTTTGCGCAACACGCCCGACAGATATACGACCAACCCCAGTGGCCGGATGACCCGCTTTTTTATGTTTGCTGTCCTTCCAAAACAGATCCTTCCGTTGCACCGGAAGGAAAGGAAAATCTGTTTGTGCTGATTCCGGTTGCACCCGGACTGGCAGACACCGAAGAGGTGCGTGAACGGCTGTTCCATCTTGTCATGGATCGGTTCGAGCAATTGCTGGGAACACCTGTCCGTCCTGACATTATCTTGAAAAAAAGTTATGCCCACAGGAATTTTGCAGAGGATTACAATGCCCTGAAAGGAAACGCATACGGCCTGGCGAATACACTTTCCCAAACCGCATTCCTGAAACCCACCATGTCCAGTTCCAAAATGCCGAACCTCTACTTCGCGGGGCAGTTGACTGTTCCGGGTCCGGGTATGCCGCCCGCACTGATTTCCGGAGAGATTGCCGCCCGCCAGATATTAAAAACCTTACACCCATCACCATGA
- a CDS encoding phytoene/squalene synthase family protein, with amino-acid sequence MRNLYDQIAAQASRQTTRLYSTSFSLGIFLLNRRLHQPIYAIYGFVRFADEIVDTFHDQDQAHLLEQFRKDTDDAISRRFSMNPILHSFQQAVHRYGIGRDLIDTFMNSMKMDLDMQQFDAGHYKQYILGSAEVVGLMCLRVFCNGNDTAYEQLKPYAMRLGSAFQKINFLRDLRADYELLGRNYFPDVDVSQLTDADKRMIEQEIERDFRQAAIGIRLLPRTARFGVYVAYMYYYQLFRKIRKVPAKRVLRERIRISNHRKYGILLQSYFRHSLNLL; translated from the coding sequence ATGAGAAATTTGTATGATCAGATCGCCGCGCAGGCCAGCCGGCAAACCACACGCCTGTACAGCACGAGTTTTTCGCTCGGTATCTTTTTATTGAACCGCCGGCTGCATCAACCCATCTATGCCATTTACGGATTTGTGCGGTTCGCCGACGAGATCGTGGATACCTTTCATGACCAGGATCAGGCGCACCTGTTGGAACAATTCCGGAAAGACACGGATGACGCCATCTCTCGCCGCTTCAGCATGAACCCCATCCTGCACAGTTTTCAGCAGGCTGTTCACCGCTACGGCATCGGGAGGGACCTCATCGATACATTCATGAACAGCATGAAGATGGATCTGGACATGCAGCAGTTCGATGCCGGACATTACAAGCAATATATCCTTGGATCGGCCGAAGTGGTCGGACTCATGTGTTTGCGCGTGTTCTGTAACGGCAACGATACTGCGTATGAACAATTGAAGCCCTATGCCATGCGACTGGGAAGTGCATTCCAGAAAATCAACTTTCTGCGTGACCTGAGGGCCGACTACGAACTGCTCGGCAGGAACTACTTCCCGGATGTGGATGTGTCACAACTGACGGATGCCGACAAACGCATGATTGAACAGGAAATCGAGCGGGACTTCAGGCAGGCGGCAATCGGAATACGGCTGCTGCCACGCACGGCCCGGTTTGGCGTGTATGTGGCCTACATGTATTACTACCAATTGTTTCGCAAGATTAGAAAAGTGCCGGCGAAACGGGTGCTCCGGGAACGTATCCGCATTTCCAACCACCGCAAATACGGCATCTTGCTTCAATCCTACTTTCGTCACAGTCTCAACCTGCTTTAA
- the idi gene encoding isopentenyl-diphosphate Delta-isomerase → MEHVVLVNRLDHPVGTMEKMKAHREGKLHRAFSVFVFNRKGELLLQQRAHTKYHSGGLWTNTCCSHPRPGEDIEHAAKRRLREEMGFECDLFHAFSFIYKKHLDQGMIEHELDHVWIGSYNGPFRINTDEVAATRFVSPEKIRNEIALSPATFTEWFRICFEQVEKFRSRQICQSLAI, encoded by the coding sequence ATGGAACATGTAGTACTTGTGAACCGGCTCGATCATCCGGTCGGGACGATGGAAAAAATGAAAGCCCACCGGGAAGGGAAACTGCATCGCGCGTTTTCGGTGTTCGTTTTCAACCGCAAGGGAGAACTGTTGTTGCAGCAACGGGCCCATACGAAGTACCATTCGGGTGGCTTGTGGACCAATACCTGTTGCAGTCACCCCAGGCCCGGTGAAGACATCGAACATGCTGCCAAACGCCGCCTCCGGGAAGAGATGGGCTTTGAGTGCGACCTGTTTCACGCCTTTAGCTTCATCTATAAAAAGCACCTGGATCAGGGGATGATCGAGCATGAACTGGACCATGTTTGGATCGGTTCGTACAACGGCCCGTTCAGGATCAATACGGATGAAGTGGCAGCCACGCGATTTGTTTCACCCGAGAAAATCCGCAATGAAATCGCTTTGTCACCCGCAACATTCACCGAGTGGTTTCGCATCTGCTTTGAACAGGTGGAGAAATTCAGAAGCCGTCAAATCTGTCAATCCCTGGCCATATAA
- a CDS encoding sterol desaturase family protein, translating to MNVLFNLFFFVLAFVLMEGMAWFSHKFIMHGPGWFLHADHHVPRGGFFQRNDAFFLIFAIPGFLLIAGGMAYGVNPAAAAGFGITAYGLAYFLVHDVFIHQRFKWFRNTQNPYLLAIRRAHKAHHKHTGKEDGECFGMLVVPLRYFREIKRNK from the coding sequence ATGAATGTTCTTTTCAATCTATTCTTCTTTGTGCTTGCCTTTGTTTTGATGGAAGGCATGGCCTGGTTCTCACACAAGTTCATCATGCACGGACCGGGGTGGTTCCTGCATGCCGACCATCATGTGCCCCGCGGCGGATTTTTCCAGCGCAACGATGCATTCTTCCTGATCTTCGCCATACCCGGTTTTCTGCTGATCGCAGGCGGAATGGCATATGGTGTGAACCCTGCCGCAGCTGCCGGGTTCGGGATCACGGCCTACGGACTGGCTTATTTCCTGGTGCATGATGTGTTCATCCATCAACGCTTCAAATGGTTCAGAAATACGCAGAACCCATACCTGCTGGCCATCCGGAGGGCGCACAAAGCACATCATAAACATACCGGGAAGGAAGACGGCGAATGCTTCGGTATGCTCGTGGTTCCTCTTCGCTATTTCAGGGAAATCAAACGGAATAAGTGA